AATGGTAGGGGCGTTTGTTGGATAGGTGTGGTGCTTTTTGGGATTTGTATATGTATACGTAGAGTGAATATCCCTTGTTTAAGTACGCTCctgggagatggatgggtggatTGGACGGGGTTTTCAGGCACggcgggagagagaggcagAGAATGCACCACAAGCATTTATTAACATCATGATTTATTTTAAACCCAAGGTTCTTTTCATTGAATTCTTGGTTAATCTCTTTGAGCGACGCTAAtactctcctcctcccatccccagcctGTTTGCTAATGCATGCGTGCTTGTGTACAAATATATAAAATTGTtacaaccccccttttctcccttAGGTAGGTCGTTTGATACGAAAGAGGCACAATCTACTGAATCGTCATCTCGCCAAACTCCTTGTGTCCCGTCTCCTTCTGGTGCACACCCGCCTCCTTCATCCCCTTGCCGATCCACTGGCACACTTCGCACTTGATGACGAAATCGGTTGTGTCAGTGTAGTAGTGCATCCTCTGGAGTTGCGCAGCGAGCTGCCTCGCCTTTGTGAGTACCTCCTCGTCTTGCGTGTCCCATTTTGTTACATCGCAGTCCACAGGGTAGGAGAGGTCAAGGGCAAAGGCGATGCGATCGTAGTGGATGCCGCTGTAGAGAATGATTATGCGGGTCTCTTTGCCTTCGCCAAAGCGGTCGACTCGGAGGGACTTGACATCGATGGAGGAAATCTCAATGTCGTAAATgtcggagaggatggagagctCGATGGCGCCACCCCAGGTGTCCTTTTCCATGAGGTGGGAGCAATACTTCTGTGGAGGCGAGCCCAGGATGGCAGCGGTGTATTTTtctgggtgggtgaggatgtaCTCGGTGATTTGGGCGCGAAGGCGAGTGGATGGGTTGTCGATGGAAAGGGCGCCTCCTACTGCGGTGAACATGCAGCTGTTGTCGTCGGGCATTACTCTTAGGACTGTGGTGCGTTAGCAGAGttgggaaggtggagggagaaagaggcGTACCTATGTAACCGCCTCGGGAGGTCCACTCGAGGGATGTCTCATCGGGTTCTATCCCTTTAGGGACAAACGCTGGCTTGGTTGGCTTCGCTGGCTTGGCTGGCtctggagctggagcaggtGTGGTATCGATGGGTGCGACGACGATTGTCTCCCCACGGAGCTTCAGGTCTTTTATACTTGAGCTTTGTGAAGAGAGACTAATGTCCAGGTTCTTGAGTGGGTAGCCGTATTTCAGGCTGAACCTCTCAAGCTCGGTCTTTGATTTGATGAGCGCCACAAGGTCGGAGAGGGTCGACTCGTCCTCAACCTGGATTCGAGATTGCCCATTAGGGGCTCGGAGGGCGATTTGAATCATCATCTTGTGAGAGTGTGGTACAGGttgaggccgaggaaggTATGAGTTGCCAGCtcttgaagaggttgttgcttgagaaggttgagaaCGGAAATTACGCCAGACAAGTCAAATATATATCCCGACACCATGAGAGTAAGAGCCCCACAGTATCTGATTTGAAGTTATTGCCCCAAAGAAAGAAGTGAGTTGTGAGGCTCTTATCGCAGATCGTCTGAACCTTTGCGAGATGAAGAGATGACCTGGGGGAACATGTTAGTCTAGGTTCTTATCTGCGTTCTTTGAAGAGATGACACGATATTAGACGAGGGGAGTGACGCACCTGTCAAGCAAGCCAGGGGCAAATCAGGAGCAATGAGTCTTGTGCCGTCGATTTTTTTTGACTTGGTAAACAAAAGCTTGCTATGAGTCTGGTACCAAAGGAAACTGCCCGATTCGGAGCTCTCGTCTGGTTGGGCGTGAGGTGTGAGCCGACGTCACAGCGGCAGTTGTTATCGATGcggatgggaggtgggtgttAGCGATCGACTTGGGATGTCTTGTGAGCACTGTCTCAGAGCAAGAGATATAAGTGATAAAAAAAATGCTTCAAGAGCAGGTAAAGCCGCTGCGACTAGTAAAGACCGAAAGACAAACTTTTAACAACAGCGCCTGTTGGAGTCTCTCGTGATCCAACGCTACAGCCTTGTGTATGGGCTTCCCAATGTCGTAAGCTACCAGCTGCCTCGGGGCGTCACACGGGCCAGGGGCACCTTGGTGGGCAATATGCTTATATCCGATATGGGGAGAGTAGGGGTCCGTGCGCCAACCAAGAACAACGCGCTAGCTGCAAGGCCGGCCACAGCGACATCTCTGGGCAGGTGTCTCTCAGCTGTGGAGAAAGTCGCGACGGGACTTGACTCGGTTCAACACTGGCATACAGGCACATCTGGGCACAGAGCTCCCTCTCACTGGTCACTGGTCACTGGTCACTGGCACGGTCATTGGCACTTGTGGCTCCAGCCGGTTGAGGTACCCCCATCGAAACAGTGTCTTGGAAACCCTGCTCCTCCAAGTTCGTGTACCGGAGTACGATGCCCACTTTGCGCGAACGTCCCAGCAGAGGCGAGATCTCGCCCGCCAAGAAGAGCTCCGGAAACAGCTCCCAATTCTCACCCAGCACAAGCAAATCTGCCAGATCCTCCCTCCGAGAGAGTGTT
The sequence above is a segment of the Podospora pseudoanserina strain CBS 124.78 chromosome 5, whole genome shotgun sequence genome. Coding sequences within it:
- the OTU1 gene encoding ubiquitin-specific protease otu1 (COG:O; COG:T; MEROPS:MER0116559; EggNog:ENOG503NWMT; BUSCO:EOG09263S1E), with the protein product MMIQIALRAPNGQSRIQVEDESTLSDLVALIKSKTELERFSLKYGYPLKNLDISLSSQSSSIKDLKLRGETIVVAPIDTTPAPAPEPAKPAKPTKPAFVPKGIEPDETSLEWTSRGGYIVLRVMPDDNSCMFTAVGGALSIDNPSTRLRAQITEYILTHPEKYTAAILGSPPQKYCSHLMEKDTWGGAIELSILSDIYDIEISSIDVKSLRVDRFGEGKETRIIILYSGIHYDRIAFALDLSYPVDCDVTKWDTQDEEVLTKARQLAAQLQRMHYYTDTTDFVIKCEVCQWIGKGMKEAGVHQKETGHKEFGEMTIQ